The Kiritimatiellia bacterium genome contains the following window.
CGGATGGCAATGGAGGTGCTGATAAGGAACATGGAAGGAAGATTCGTAGCGGGACCACCTGTAATGGACACAGGCGCAAGGGGATCTGAAGGAGTGCCCCCAACCGCAATGACAAGTCCTGAAACACGGCGCTGTCGTACGTGCGTTTGGTACTTTGACAACGCGATCTGACAGCGTCTCGCTATGACGGAGATGGAATCTTCCACAGGGAGCAACACACACCAGACAAGCAATTGCAGCGGGAGGGCTTGAGGACCTTGGCAGTCAAGAACAGTATCGCACCCAGTGGCTCCGACTATATCGGAGCCTGGGAATAGACGTCCTTTCAGAAGAGCATCCTTTGCGGCTTTGTCGTGGATAACGTCAATCGCATCAAAGACGTAGGTTTCGCCGAGTCTGGGCAGGGTGAAGGGGCCGGGAGCAACTGGCGGTGCTGTCCAGCGACCCCGGCTACCCTCTCCGAAGTAGTAGGCGCTACTCCAAGCACCTCCACGTTCAGCGCTGGCAAGTGCTGCATAGAGAATTTGCCGTGCCGCTTCGGCCCACAAAACTCTGTGCCAAGTCCATGCATCATCCATCACTTTCTTATGCTCAATGATGCTGCGGTAGGCGGCGTAAACGCGGTGATACTTGGCATCAAATTGTAGGGGGTAGTTTGGATGGACAGGATGGCGCAACTGTCCCGGCAGCACTGAACTGACGGGCTCGCGCATGCGCCAATCCCGCGTTTGTACGAGCATCTTGCGAACGTCGCGCACTTTGGGATCGCTTTGGCGCTCCCCCTTGTCGAATTCGGAGCGGTATTCGACCGCGAGGGCGGCGACTTCCCGCAGAACCCAGCATAGCACCCGGTTTTCAAGGGTATCCATGTTCTCAATTCGCGACACAGAGAGAAGTTCCCGTCTTGCACCTGCCTTCTGCTGGATAGTTGTGCCAGGTCTTCTTGCGAAGTCTCTGATGCAAGCTGAGTCGAGTTCCTGAATCTTCTCTACTTTTTGATCCGCCCTTATGCGTTTGAGAATGCGTCGGGGCTTGGACGTGCAAGTCTCTAGGGCGTCGACCAACTGCACATCTTTAGCCAGACTAACAACAAGGTGAAGAGGAGCCTCCTTTGTCTGGTCTTTGCGCCATACGCGATCAGCAGCCCCCCAAACACGCCGGCTCAGTCCGCGCGTGGTCTTGGTCTCGGCGTCATCGCAGAGTTCATCCAAGTTGTGCAGGAGGCGAAAGCAATTCACCATCCACTCCATCCAAGCATTCGCTTCCTGAGACTCCCCGTGTTCCTTCTCCAGATCCGGCCTTCCTATGAGGTGTTCCTGAGCGCACCACACCTGCTGTCCGCCGATATCCAAGGAATGCGTGAATGAATGACGGCCGGGATGAGGTCGATGGTTGGCAGGCAGTGCGTACATGTGCGCCCTTTGACCCGCCCAGAAGAAGGGGAATGAGACGGAAGCTAGTTCATCCCGCTTGGCCCGCTGTGAACCGAAAGAGGGAACTCCGAGGTCAGCGGAGACGACAACACGAGGGCTTCCATCGCCCCGGATAAGCACGGGCCTGTTTCCATCAGGCTTCACTGTCCCCGAGGCTTCTTCGGTCAGCAGTGCCCATGGTTCACGCTCGAGGAACAACAACATGTCACGTATCCTCGGTACGATCTAGTCCCTGCCAAACAAAGACGGTGCGGTCCTCGCGGCCGTGCCGAAAAGCAGCAGACAAAGGACGGTCATCAAGGCCGTCGACGAGTCGCTGAATGCGATCGAGCGAGTCCTGGTAGGCGTCGACATCGAGACCGCGAAGTTTCGGCATTATCCGCTGTTCGATCTGGTCAGCACGCGCCCAGTTGAAATGATCTCGGTTTCCCGCCCAGTCTGGATAGTTGGCCACGTATGTCTGTATTGCGAGGATAACGCGATGGCCAAAGGGACGCCCCACCTCATTCATGCATGAGTTCAGTTGATCAATCCAGTCGTTGAGCTCATCCAGTTGGCCGCCCAGGGCCGTTCGCTCCTTGTGCCATTGCCTCCATGTGTCGAGCCCTAGACCTTCGGGGCGAGGTTGAACCTCAGTGCGCGTTTCATAGCGGCCAACCTTGTTGGGTTTGCCGAAGCGCAGGACGCATGACCGGTCCAGTACTTTATCTGAAAGGGTCTGGGTCGATTCATCCTCGTTCATTGTGCCGGTGAAGAGGACGTTGTCACCGGGGAACAGACGTATTGGCTTCTCCTCTTTGGCCAGGCTTCCCATATCCAAAGCGATCTCGGCTTTGGCTCTTTCCACTGGGTTGTCAAGTTGCCGAATGTCGCGCCTAGTCTCAAGTCGGCTGAGGAAATCACTGAAGTAGTATTCGATTCGAGCAAGGTTCATCTCGTCGAGCAAGACCAGGAGCATTCTGTCCTGCCTTCCGCCGTTCCAGTCCTTCGGCAGCGGCCACTCACCGCGGTTGTATTGTTCGAACTGAACCATCGCTCGCGCCAGATCGGTGGCCTTGTATCGTTTCTCCAGATAGTTGTAGAACCCAAATAGGTCTTGAGGGCTATCCCACCGGGGTTGAACAGCCAATGATACGAAGTGTATCCCCATGCCTTCGGCGTAGCATTTGGGCAGCAGGCTCTTCCCTGTTCCGCTTATACCAGCGAGGACGGTGATCGGGGAGATGTGGCTCGATTTCAAAGCGGTATGAAATGCCAAGAGCACCCGATCAGGGAATTTCAACTTCAGTTGCGTGACGACGTAGTTCTTCATCCGGTCAAAAGCAGCATGCTCGGTCGATGCTTGTCGCTCGCGCGGCAAGGTGGGGAAGTTCAGTGACTTCCATAGATCTTGATAGCGCTCTTCCGGTTTGGGGGGAGCCATGCTGTCAACCTGTTTGGTCAGCGTTTCGAGCGCTCCCTGGAGTCCTTTCACAGAATCTTCCATGCCCTTCTGCTGGGCCCTTAATCCCTCGATCTTGCCAGCGAGTTCCTTTGACTCCTTTACAAGCGGCTCCAGCTTCTTGATTTCATCGGCGAGGCTGTCGCGCTCTGCCTTCTTGTGTGGTATCTCAGCGTTTAGCTGCTTCAGTTCAAGGCCCTGTTCGCCGAGCTGCATGATCTCTTTCTCAAGGGAATCGAGTTGGGAGAGGCGCGTCTTGTAGAGGTCCACGCGCTCTCTCATCTGCTCCCATTCCTGTTTGGTTTCGCCGATTTTCAGCTTTGTATCCTCGTATGCGCTTAGCGCCTTAAGGTGCTTCTCCTCTAGCGGCTTGATGTCTTGGGTGAGAGCGTTGAAACGTTGCTCCAGCCGTTGGACGCTGCGTTGCCACTCCTCTGATTCGGCTTTCTTCTGACCAATGTCGCTACAAACCTTCTGCCGATCAGCTACGAGAGCCTCCAGGGCAGCGAGCTTGGCAGACACGCCGCGTGCAAGGGCGGTGCGCGCCCCCAAGAGAAGTGTTATGACTGCGAAGAAGCACGCGAGCGCGGCTGCAAGAACCACGATTTCAGGTGTTAAGTAGTGTTGTAACATTTGCGTGTCTCCCCAGTGGTATTCAATTGCCCGTCGCGCTGTCTTTGGCGGATAGCGACTTCTGCTGTCCGATCAGCTGGTTAACTGCGCGCTCAAGATCTAAACGCCTTGTGTCTAGGTCGCTAACTTGCTTCTGCAAGGCCGTAAGGGCGGTCGTAGCTTCGGCCAGGGCGGCCTGCTGCGTTTTGACCTGCTGACTGAGCGAGGATTCTTCTTGAGCTACCGACTCTTTCTGTTGTAGCAGACGATTAATTTCGCCGCGGGCTCCTTCAAGGCTGGCTACTTCTGCTGCCAAGGCGCTCTTCTCTGATTCCAGAACCGACAAGGTCTTGCGTTCAGCACTAACCCGAGCAGATAGTCGGGAGAGTTCCGAGGACATTGTGGTGAGTTCATTTGTCAGAGATGAGTACTCCACCCGCAGGCGCGTTACGGTATCTTGGATACCAGGAAGAGCGGCTTTGGCTTCGTCGCGAACGCGCACGTGATCGTTTCTTTCGTTCCTGCGGGCTTCCGTATCAACGTTTAAAGCGGCAAGGACCGACTGTTGTTCCTTGACGCTTTGGAGTAGTCCTGTAAGGACTGCCTGATTCGTCGAGACTGCGGCGAGGATGAGGGAGAGTTCGGCTTTCTTGGCGGCGAGTGCTCGCTCCGTATCCGTGAAGTTCGCCTGCAGGTTGGTGTAGGAACTCTGGATGGAATCCCGCGTAACGCGGGCGCTGGACACTTCGCCGTCAAGGCTCGTCTTCTCAGCCTTTAGGGACTTTATATTCGCTGTGAGGATTTCGCTCTCTTGCTTGAGTTCTGGGACCATTGTTGTGAACATTCTGTAGGCCGCAGCCGCTGCTGCACCCTTCGCCGCCTCGGCCTCCAAGACACGATTTTCACCCTTAAGCTGCTGCTGGCGCGCCTGCATCTCGGCGATATCGGAGTTGAGGGTCGAAAGTCGCTGATCGTATTCCTTCAGAAGTTGGGCTTTCTGGGCAAATGCGTTTTCTCGCTCTGTGAGGGATCTGAGTCTGGCGTATGACAGAACGAGCGAGAACGCGGAAACACATGCCAAAAGAATGCCTAGGCCAACCCAGAGGGACATGGGAAGGATGCCTCCTCGTCCCAGATCGGATGGGGGAGGCAGCTCTGTCGGGGCATCCCCGGTGCCTTCGTATTTTGCTTTCAGGGCGCCGAGTTGATCCATTGTTGAACTTTTTTCAGGCATGACTCCATATCCTCTCTTAGTTCGTAGACCCAGAACCTCATCACATCCCAAGATCCGCCACCTTGGGCTTTAACGTATATGTCACGATCAATATCGCGGCGAAGTCTCTTCCCAGCGTCGTCCTTGTGGAAGGCTTCCCCGTCGATCTCGATGTCGAGCTTGCGTGTCTTATTCTCACGCAGCACTGCAAAATCCAGCTTGTAGGGACCGAGGGGATACTGGGCATAGACGGAAATGCCTGCCGGCCGCAAGGCATTAGAGTAGAACCTCTCCTCCCAGAGCTGTTCCGGCAGGAAGGTCGGTTCCCCTTCCGCAGGACCCCTGACATCGCTCAGGCTGTCGACATACTCTACGAACTGGCGCAGGTACTCGACGGGCTTGTCCTCAAACGTGAATTGGCGCACAGCCTCCTTGTCCCCCACAACTACAAAGGCCGCGCGGGCCCTGCTCAAGGCGACATTGAAAAGATTCCTGTTCTCGGCAATGAACCATCTGGCACCACGAGGCATTCCTGAGTGGACGGCCATGGTGTAGACGATGACATCTCGCTCGTCTCCTTGGAATCCGTGAGCGGTTTGGGCCTCGAAAGCCGCCAGTTGGAGCAATCTGCCGTCGACCGCCTTCTCAATGCCATCGCGAATGAGATCAACCATGCCACGGAGAGGGCATACTACGCCCACTGTTCCTTCATATTTTCTGTCCTCGAGCAACTCTCTGATGATCGAAATCGTCTGGCTGACCTCTTCCGGCAGATGGTAGCCCTTCGAACTGGGCACCGCGTGGCTGGACACCTGAATCCAAGTGATTCCACGCTTCCAGAACTCAGGGCGTTTGAGCTTCTGCGTGTCCGTAAAGACTTCGAGCCGATCGTCGTACCACCACTGTGATGAATTGGCGAAGTTGATGATGTCGGGGTGGCAACGATAGTGGCTGGCGAGAAACTGGGATCCTGCACGAGGCGTCACAGACTGGGCCGCGTCAAACATGGATTTGTCTGAGTAGCGAAGATGGTCATTTTCGGGTCCATTTAGCCCATGCGAACGAAGGAACTGGTCCTCGACGTTTCTGGCAATTTGGGTGATCTGAGGCAACTGCAACGGATCGCCGATAACGACGGCTTGCTTGGCGCGATACAAGAGCGGAAGGCAACTTGGGATATCGCACTGGCTGGCCTCATCGATAACGACCAAATCGAAAATACCAGGCTCCAGTGGGACTCTGTGTGAGACCGAGAGGTTGGTCACCGCCCATGCGGGCAAGCGTCGCAGCATGTCGGGGAACACGCGGCCAAGGCTCTCCAGCCGGACCTGTCGCTGCTCGTCATTCAGCTTCTTGCCACGGAGTTGGGGCATGGTCTCGCGATAATGCTGTACGGCTTCTTGAGTTGATTCGGGCATATCACGGCCAGAGGCATTCTCTCTGACCTTGGCCGTAAGAAGAGCCGCAACCTTCTTGGCAATTGCCGTCTTGTGTTCAAGGATGCTTTCGAACAGGGCTTCCAACTGCGAGGCAGTTCCAAGCGCTCCTGCCGTCTTCTCCATTTCGTTCGCAGCCTGACAAAGGTCGACGAGGGGGAACAAAGCTCTGAATGTGGCCTGCAACTGAGGAACGTTGGATGGCCAACTGGCTGAGAACGAGATGCCCGCCTTCTTCAGCGCGTTGTTTAGCGCCGCCGCTTCTGTTCTGCCGCGCTGGGATTGGAGACGGACCCAGAGAGTTGCCAGGAAGTTGGGCATGCCCGCTATCACATTAAGAGAAGCTTCGAGTCTCTTTGCGAAGAGGAGCAACGCTTCAGGATCGAATTGTCGCGCGGCTTCGTAGGCTTTTGGATTTCCCGGTAGAAGCTTCTTTTTCAGCGTATCAAAACGATCTTGCGCAAGTCCGGCGCGTGCAAGGACAGTGCCGATTCGATCCAGTTCGTCGTTCAGGTCATCCAACTCTGAGAGATGCAGGTCGATACTTTGCATCTGGTTCTGAAATGGAACGGCACCACCGCGTGGCGGCAGGTTACCCATGCGCTGGAGCAATTCGCTGCATTCATCATCGTAGGAACCACCGACGCGTACCAGTGTGTGAGCATCAGGGCAGGTCTTCTTGATGCGCTCCTGAACGACCTCCAGCGCCTTGTTGTTTCTGCTGGCGAATAGGACCGTTTTGTCATGCAGCACCGCAGTCGTGATGATGCTGGTGACAACTTGGCTCTTGCCGGTGCCGGGCGGGCCGGTGATCACGCTAAGGCGATTAGAGAAGGCCTGCGCAACCGCCATCTCTTGTGGGGCATTGAGCAGGGAGTCTCTATCTCCTGGGCTCAAAACCCGAATCCTTCCCGGATGGGCGAAGCCTTGCTCGGCGTTAGCGGATTTGGTCCTGAGCAATGGGGCAAGGGCTGTCTGCTCGAAGTGCCCTTGACTCTTGGTCAGGAGTTCCTCGATGTCGCGTATCAAGCCAAGGATGTAGGGATTTGAGCCCCCAAGGAAGATGCCGCTGCGGTTATACAAGCCGGCCTTGTCCGGAGGTACATTCTCCAAGCTCTTGGCGCGGATGATCAGAGAGGGGGCGAGGTCTTCTCGGATATCGGCGTCGGGAAGAACCGCCCCAATCATCTCAAGACGTTCCCCGAAGGAACTGTATTGGTCAGTCTCCGCGTCGAGCCGAGATCGGACAAACGCGCGGTCTCGCCACTTGGAGCGGGCTAAGACAAGAGGGTTTAGCCTCACGGACTTCGTGTCCACATGGAAGAGGCATCGGGCTGGCTCTTGCTGTATTTCGAGCCTGACAATGAAGACGGGTATAGCTTTGTAGTCGGCGAATTCTCCGTCCCCTGTTTCGACCCATTCCAGCATCAATGGATAGCCGTAGTATGCCGTTCGCGTTCCACCCGCAACGTTCTTGACGAAATCGGGCATATCGCTGGTACGGATGGAAGCGAAGCTTCGGCCCGTGGAGAGCAGTTCCTCTGACAAGACAACGAAACTACTGCCTTCCTGTTCTCGGTAAGAGGCGATGGCCTTCCCTTCTTCCAAGAGACAGTCCTTGTAATAGGCTAGCAGGCGATGAAGCCTGGTCGATGCGTCGGTGTCGGTGCCCTCATCGTATTGATCCGGAACAACTCTCACAGGTCTGATGTTGCCCATATCTTGCCCGGGGCGGACAGTGACGCGACCATCAAGGTTGATACGGAGATAGTCTGTCTGATCGAGCAGCCAATCCTCGAATTCGGTATAACTGATATCAACAGCACGGTTCTGGAGCCCACGCCAGACATCAGAAATCGACATGGGTTCAGATGAGCCGCGCAATAGCGCTAGCACCAACTGTTTGTGACTGTTCAAGGCTACCATCATGTGTTCAGTCGCCCTATGCTGACTTTCCTTGGCGGAACCACTCATCAACCTTTGTTGCCTTGAGCTTCCTGCAGCGACTCGGTGATGATCAGACCACTTTTTTTACGGATAAAAGGGAAGACCTAGCGTATTCACCGAGATGATGATGGCACCGTTCCGGTGTAAGAAAGATTTCACGGCCCGGCGCCACACAGTATCTCGGCCCCCCCCTGCCAGTGAACCGCCCATGGCTCGGATAATAGCCACGCTTCGAGTATCGACCAAGGAAAAAGCGCGAATCAGCCCTGCCCCGCCTTCGCCTTTGCCTTCTCCATGACCCGCCCAAACAGCTCTGGGCTCAACTCCTTACGGGCCACTGCCACAAACGCCTTGGCAACAGCGATTTCAAGCCGGCCCTGCTTCAGCCGCGCGTTGACCTCCCCGAGAACCTTGCGGATTTCTTCCCGCTCGCGGGTCAGGTGCTGGTCCTTGTCCTGGGCGCGGACCTGCCAGGCGCGGTCGCGGGGCCGACCCTCTTCGTGCGCCCTGACGTTGGCCTCGTGGACCTGGGTCTTGATCTCGCGCTTGATCTGGTCGATCTCGTTGATGCGCTGGATCAGGAGCTCGCGCAGGTCCTCGTCGGGGAGGCCCTCGGGGATCGTCCAGGGCTCGTGATCGTCACGGTAGCGGGGCCGGGGCGGATGGGCATGGGGCGGGCGCTTCGGCGGTGCTGGCGGCTGGCGCTGATTGCTGATCATCGCGTGAAATTCTCCTGAAAGTTGCGCTCATTGTGGGCAACTGCCGGGGATTGTCAACCGGCCGGCGCGTAGGATGCCCTATACGCCCCGATAATGCCGTTTTCGAGGGGGGCCGCTGTCCTCTATCGCGTTTCGGGAAACGGCCGGAAAACACCCCGAGTTTCCTAAGGAATTCATGCGGTTTTTTGGCTTAACTGCTTACATGACATCCGCAGGCGGGCGACGGCCTGGCGGGTGGCCGCTTTGCGCCGTTTCAGGGCACAGGCCGGACAGTAGCGCTTCCGGGGCGGACAGGGGCCGGCGCAGTCCGGGCAGGGCCGCGTCGAGGGCGCCTTCTGGCCGGTAACGCGGCGATATTCTGCCGTGGCCGCCTGTAGCGGGACGGCGCGCCGCGGATCGGTGGCCATGGCAGCCATCGGCATGACACAGTCCTCGAAGTACTGGCAGCGCTGGGCGGCGGCGACGAGGCACCGGGGCCCCGAGCCGAACCCCGACAGGGACAGGTCATCGCCGATCATGACGCCCAGACAGGCCCCGTCCGGCTGGTAATTGGCGCACTCCTCGGCAGCGAGTTGAAGCGGGGTCATGATGACCTGTGGCGAGTTACTACCCGGCCGGCGGGCGGCGACGTAGGCCGCCATCCTTTCTTAACGAAACGAGCCGCACAAGGAAACGATTCGGCCGATTCCTTTACTTGCGGCGGGCGGGCCGCGGCCGGGCCTCTCTGGCGAACGGGCAGGCGAAACAGGGCGATCCTCCTATCCGGCCGCCCGATAATCGTAGCCCTGTGCCCGGCCCGGGTGAAGCGCCAGCGCTCCAACTCGACCCAGATGCCGAACGGCATGGGGCCGCGGGCCGTTTCGATGACTTCCTCGGGCGACTGCCAGACTGTGACCTGTATCCTTTTCATTGGGGGCTCCTCTCGTTTTCAGGGGTTCGCTGTTTCGTGTTCGGGCTGAAAAGGGGCCGGCACGTTCGGGGTGGGAGCGGACCGGGGCGCGGGGCCGCGGGCGCACGGCGAGCACCACTTGCGCAAGCGGGCCGGTCGCCGCCCACAGGTGAACAGGAACGCGGTGCCGCAAATCTCGCAGTAGGTCAACAGGCAAACCGCCGCGGCGGTCGGCCGCCAAACGACGGGAACCTTGTAGAGGCGGCCGGCGAACTTGAAGCGGTCGCCAGGGCAGGCCTTGGTCAGGTCCACGCGCAGCGCGGGCCGTTTCAGGTAGCGGATCATCGCGGTCCCCCCGGCGGTAAAGCGGTAGACGGGCGCGAGCGGGCCGGCGGCCAGCCCGGGGCGAGGGGCGACCGGGCCGAAACGGGTGGAGAAGCGGGGGGACTTAGTGGGGAGGGCGGAACAATATCCACCCCGAGTTTACCCCTGTCATTATTGGGGGAAATGGGTGCGGGGTGGACATGGTGTACTTTATTTAAAAAAAGAAAGTATATATAAGGCCCCCTCTCAACCCGGTACCGGCAACTGTCTCCCTGGTAAAAAGTTTTGGTTGTGTCGCCAAATCCCCCCCATGTCCACCCCGAGTGGGTTTCGATCAATGGTGACGGGCCTTTTAGTGGGGTGGACCTTCTGGCTAAGCCCCCCTGAAGTCCCCCCCTGCCGGGCTGCAGAACCGCAGCGACCGCTAGAACGGGACGTTCTCGACCTTCTCGATGGTCCATATGCAGACTCCGTGGAGGATGCGGTTCTTGATCGGTTTGCCCTGGGACTTGAGTTTTCCGAGCATTTTCCCCGCGCGGAAGGGCGTGTATTCCTTCACGAGCATGTCCAGGCCGCTGTCCGGGAGACTCATCTGCTGGAAAA
Protein-coding sequences here:
- a CDS encoding DUF2357 domain-containing protein, with amino-acid sequence MLLFLEREPWALLTEEASGTVKPDGNRPVLIRGDGSPRVVVSADLGVPSFGSQRAKRDELASVSFPFFWAGQRAHMYALPANHRPHPGRHSFTHSLDIGGQQVWCAQEHLIGRPDLEKEHGESQEANAWMEWMVNCFRLLHNLDELCDDAETKTTRGLSRRVWGAADRVWRKDQTKEAPLHLVVSLAKDVQLVDALETCTSKPRRILKRIRADQKVEKIQELDSACIRDFARRPGTTIQQKAGARRELLSVSRIENMDTLENRVLCWVLREVAALAVEYRSEFDKGERQSDPKVRDVRKMLVQTRDWRMREPVSSVLPGQLRHPVHPNYPLQFDAKYHRVYAAYRSIIEHKKVMDDAWTWHRVLWAEAARQILYAALASAERGGAWSSAYYFGEGSRGRWTAPPVAPGPFTLPRLGETYVFDAIDVIHDKAAKDALLKGRLFPGSDIVGATGCDTVLDCQGPQALPLQLLVWCVLLPVEDSISVIARRCQIALSKYQTHVRQRRVSGLVIAVGGTPSDPLAPVSITGGPATNLPSMFLISTSIAIRNQPAKLSEAVSEALAQITDMTTCG
- a CDS encoding AAA family ATPase, coding for MMVALNSHKQLVLALLRGSSEPMSISDVWRGLQNRAVDISYTEFEDWLLDQTDYLRINLDGRVTVRPGQDMGNIRPVRVVPDQYDEGTDTDASTRLHRLLAYYKDCLLEEGKAIASYREQEGSSFVVLSEELLSTGRSFASIRTSDMPDFVKNVAGGTRTAYYGYPLMLEWVETGDGEFADYKAIPVFIVRLEIQQEPARCLFHVDTKSVRLNPLVLARSKWRDRAFVRSRLDAETDQYSSFGERLEMIGAVLPDADIREDLAPSLIIRAKSLENVPPDKAGLYNRSGIFLGGSNPYILGLIRDIEELLTKSQGHFEQTALAPLLRTKSANAEQGFAHPGRIRVLSPGDRDSLLNAPQEMAVAQAFSNRLSVITGPPGTGKSQVVTSIITTAVLHDKTVLFASRNNKALEVVQERIKKTCPDAHTLVRVGGSYDDECSELLQRMGNLPPRGGAVPFQNQMQSIDLHLSELDDLNDELDRIGTVLARAGLAQDRFDTLKKKLLPGNPKAYEAARQFDPEALLLFAKRLEASLNVIAGMPNFLATLWVRLQSQRGRTEAAALNNALKKAGISFSASWPSNVPQLQATFRALFPLVDLCQAANEMEKTAGALGTASQLEALFESILEHKTAIAKKVAALLTAKVRENASGRDMPESTQEAVQHYRETMPQLRGKKLNDEQRQVRLESLGRVFPDMLRRLPAWAVTNLSVSHRVPLEPGIFDLVVIDEASQCDIPSCLPLLYRAKQAVVIGDPLQLPQITQIARNVEDQFLRSHGLNGPENDHLRYSDKSMFDAAQSVTPRAGSQFLASHYRCHPDIINFANSSQWWYDDRLEVFTDTQKLKRPEFWKRGITWIQVSSHAVPSSKGYHLPEEVSQTISIIRELLEDRKYEGTVGVVCPLRGMVDLIRDGIEKAVDGRLLQLAAFEAQTAHGFQGDERDVIVYTMAVHSGMPRGARWFIAENRNLFNVALSRARAAFVVVGDKEAVRQFTFEDKPVEYLRQFVEYVDSLSDVRGPAEGEPTFLPEQLWEERFYSNALRPAGISVYAQYPLGPYKLDFAVLRENKTRKLDIEIDGEAFHKDDAGKRLRRDIDRDIYVKAQGGGSWDVMRFWVYELREDMESCLKKVQQWINSAP